A single region of the Gorilla gorilla gorilla isolate KB3781 chromosome 1, NHGRI_mGorGor1-v2.1_pri, whole genome shotgun sequence genome encodes:
- the AIM2 gene encoding interferon-inducible protein AIM2 isoform X2 → MESKYKEILLLTGLDNITDEELDRFKFFLSDEFNIATGKLHTANRIQVATLMIQNAGAVSAVMKTIRIFQKLNYMLLAKRLQEEKEKVDKQYKSVTKPKPLSQAEMSPAASAAIRNDVAKQRAAPKVSPHVKPEQKQMVAQQESIREGFQKGCLPVMVLKAKKPFTFETQEGKQEMFHATVATEKEFFFVKVFDTLLKDKFIPKRIIIISRYYRHSGFLEVNSASCVLDAESDQKVNVPLNIIRKAGETPKINTLQTQPLGTIVNGLFVVQKVTEKKKNVLFDLSDNTGKMEVLVVRNEDTMKCY, encoded by the exons ATGGAGAGTAAATACAAGGAGATACTCTTGCTAACAGGCCTGGATAACATCACTGATGAGGAACTGGATAGGTTTAAGTTCTTTCTTTCAGACGAGTTTAATATCGCCACAGGCAAACTACATACTGCAAACAGAATACAAGTAGCTACCTTGATGATTCAAAATGCTGGGGCGGTGTCTGCAGTGATGAAGACCATTCGTATTTTTCAGAAGTTGAATTATATGCTTTTGGCAAAACGTCttcaggaagagaaggagaaag ttGATAAGCAATACAAATCGGTAACAAAACCAAAGCCACTAAGTCAAGCTGAAATGAGTCCTGCTGCATCTGCAGCCATCAGAAATGATGTCGCAAAGCAACGTGCTGCACCAAAAGTCTCTCCTCATGTTAAG CCTGAACAGAAACAGATGGTGGCCCAGCAGGAATCTATCAGAGAAGGGTTTCAGAAAGGCTGTTTGCCAGTTATGGTACTGAAAGCAAAGAAGCCCTTCACGTTTGAGACCCAAGAAGGCAAGCAGGAGATGTTTCATGCTACAGTGGCTACAGAAAAGGAATTCTTCTTTGTAAAAGTTTTTGATACACTGCTGAAAGATAAATTCATTCCAAAGAGAATAATTATAATATCAAGATATTATCGGCACAGTGGTTTCTTAGAGGTAAATAGTGCCTCATGTGTGTTAGATGCTGAATCTGACCAAAAGGTTAATGTCCCACTGAACATTATCAGAAAAGCTGGTGAAACCCCGAAGATCAACACGCTTCAAACTCAGCCCCTTGGAACAATTGTGAATGGCTTGTTTGTAGTCCAGAAG gtaacagaaaagaagaaaaacgtaTTATTTGACCTAAGTGACAACACTGGGAAAATGGAAGTACTGGTGGTTAGAAACGAGGACACAATGAAAT GTTattaa
- the AIM2 gene encoding interferon-inducible protein AIM2 isoform X1, which produces MESKYKEILLLTGLDNITDEELDRFKFFLSDEFNIATGKLHTANRIQVATLMIQNAGAVSAVMKTIRIFQKLNYMLLAKRLQEEKEKVDKQYKSVTKPKPLSQAEMSPAASAAIRNDVAKQRAAPKVSPHVKPEQKQMVAQQESIREGFQKGCLPVMVLKAKKPFTFETQEGKQEMFHATVATEKEFFFVKVFDTLLKDKFIPKRIIIISRYYRHSGFLEVNSASCVLDAESDQKVNVPLNIIRKAGETPKINTLQTQPLGTIVNGLFVVQKVTEKKKNVLFDLSDNTGKMEVLVVRNEDTMKCKEGDKVRLTFFTLSKNGEKLQLTFGVHSTIKVIKAKKKTIEK; this is translated from the exons ATGGAGAGTAAATACAAGGAGATACTCTTGCTAACAGGCCTGGATAACATCACTGATGAGGAACTGGATAGGTTTAAGTTCTTTCTTTCAGACGAGTTTAATATCGCCACAGGCAAACTACATACTGCAAACAGAATACAAGTAGCTACCTTGATGATTCAAAATGCTGGGGCGGTGTCTGCAGTGATGAAGACCATTCGTATTTTTCAGAAGTTGAATTATATGCTTTTGGCAAAACGTCttcaggaagagaaggagaaag ttGATAAGCAATACAAATCGGTAACAAAACCAAAGCCACTAAGTCAAGCTGAAATGAGTCCTGCTGCATCTGCAGCCATCAGAAATGATGTCGCAAAGCAACGTGCTGCACCAAAAGTCTCTCCTCATGTTAAG CCTGAACAGAAACAGATGGTGGCCCAGCAGGAATCTATCAGAGAAGGGTTTCAGAAAGGCTGTTTGCCAGTTATGGTACTGAAAGCAAAGAAGCCCTTCACGTTTGAGACCCAAGAAGGCAAGCAGGAGATGTTTCATGCTACAGTGGCTACAGAAAAGGAATTCTTCTTTGTAAAAGTTTTTGATACACTGCTGAAAGATAAATTCATTCCAAAGAGAATAATTATAATATCAAGATATTATCGGCACAGTGGTTTCTTAGAGGTAAATAGTGCCTCATGTGTGTTAGATGCTGAATCTGACCAAAAGGTTAATGTCCCACTGAACATTATCAGAAAAGCTGGTGAAACCCCGAAGATCAACACGCTTCAAACTCAGCCCCTTGGAACAATTGTGAATGGCTTGTTTGTAGTCCAGAAG gtaacagaaaagaagaaaaacgtaTTATTTGACCTAAGTGACAACACTGGGAAAATGGAAGTACTGGTGGTTAGAAACGAGGACACAATGAAATGTAAGGAAGGAGATAAGGTTCGACTTACATTCTTCACACTgtcaaaaaatggagaaaaactaCAGCTGACATTTGGAGTTCATAGCACCATAAAG GTTattaaggccaaaaaaaaaaccatagagaaataa